A stretch of Mucilaginibacter terrae DNA encodes these proteins:
- a CDS encoding zinc-dependent metalloprotease, which produces MKKLYSLLLLLAVAWPGAFAQQKVDGIDAKTQGLTKQQGYFNTFWDEKTGRLLLEINKLNQEFLYVESLPSGVGSNDLGLDRGQLGDTKVVKFIKSGHKVFLIQPNQDYRAVSNNADERRSVEEAFAQSIIWGFKAEAIDGDRVLIDMTPFLMRDSHGLGTSLTRSGQGAYRADETRSAIYLPNTKSFPLNTEMEATITLAGSPAGREIGSVTPDAAFVTVRMHHSFIQLPDNQYKPRVFDPRSGFFSTDYMDFATPIDQPIVKRFINRHRLEKKDPKAAVSEAVEPIVYYVDRGAPEPVRSALIEGASWWNQAFEAAGYKNAFQVKVLPDDADPMDIRYNMIQWVHRSTRGWSYGSSVTDPRTGEIIKGQVSLGSLRDRQDFLIAEGLVQPYEDGKPVSDKMLKLAIARLRQLAAHEVGHTLGLYHNYVASTNKRASVMDYPPPTVTLKADGTIDLSDAYTAEIGSWDKRAIIYGYTDFAAGTDEAKALKNILTETLKQGEVFIADADSRPAGSAHPKAHLWDSGVDAADELNRLMVLRKRVISTFSEKSIHENAPMATIEEVLVPMYLIHRYQVEAASKVLGGLYYTYAVKNDGQTITRMVPAAQQWKAFDALIGTITPDALALPETLIAKIPPRPVGYPRTRELFKSRTGLTFDPIGAAESAASTTLSFMLQPQRAARLVEYQSRDNTQPGLIAVLDKLIAQTWKAPQAVGYKGELQRMVNNLTLKQLLTLAATTQAPENVRSIALLKIDELKKWMYNASLTAGAMNKANLLYGLSQIKQFENDPDKFQPAKSLDMPDGSPIGMGDELECGVGR; this is translated from the coding sequence ATGAAAAAACTTTACTCACTACTTTTATTATTAGCTGTTGCCTGGCCCGGTGCTTTTGCCCAACAAAAGGTCGACGGTATTGATGCCAAAACCCAGGGGCTTACCAAACAACAAGGCTATTTTAATACGTTTTGGGATGAAAAGACCGGCCGCCTGTTGCTCGAAATTAATAAACTGAACCAAGAGTTTTTATATGTAGAATCCCTTCCATCGGGCGTGGGTTCAAATGATTTAGGTTTAGACCGTGGCCAACTGGGCGATACCAAAGTTGTTAAATTCATTAAAAGCGGCCACAAGGTTTTCCTCATTCAACCTAATCAGGATTACCGTGCCGTAAGTAATAATGCCGATGAACGCCGCTCGGTTGAAGAAGCCTTTGCACAATCTATCATTTGGGGCTTTAAGGCCGAAGCCATAGATGGCGACCGTGTTTTAATAGATATGACCCCCTTCCTGATGCGCGACAGTCACGGTTTGGGCACCAGCCTCACCCGGTCGGGCCAAGGCGCTTATCGTGCCGATGAAACGCGCTCGGCTATATATTTGCCTAACACCAAAAGCTTTCCGTTAAATACCGAGATGGAAGCCACCATTACACTGGCTGGCAGCCCGGCAGGCCGCGAAATTGGTTCGGTTACACCCGATGCCGCTTTTGTGACCGTGCGTATGCACCACTCCTTCATCCAACTGCCCGATAATCAATATAAGCCACGGGTGTTCGATCCGCGTTCGGGATTTTTTAGTACCGATTACATGGATTTTGCTACGCCAATAGATCAACCTATTGTAAAGCGCTTTATAAACCGTCATCGTCTTGAGAAAAAAGACCCTAAAGCGGCGGTGAGCGAAGCGGTTGAACCCATTGTATACTATGTTGATCGTGGTGCGCCCGAGCCTGTGCGTAGCGCATTAATTGAAGGTGCATCCTGGTGGAACCAGGCTTTTGAGGCAGCCGGTTACAAAAATGCCTTCCAGGTTAAAGTACTGCCCGATGATGCCGACCCTATGGACATCCGTTATAATATGATCCAGTGGGTACATCGCTCAACCAGGGGCTGGTCTTACGGTTCATCGGTTACTGATCCGCGTACCGGCGAAATTATCAAAGGACAGGTTTCCTTAGGTTCCCTGCGCGATAGGCAGGACTTTTTAATAGCCGAAGGGCTGGTACAGCCTTATGAAGATGGCAAGCCGGTGAGCGATAAGATGTTGAAATTGGCTATTGCCCGTTTGCGTCAACTGGCCGCACACGAGGTTGGGCATACTTTGGGGTTGTACCATAATTACGTTGCCAGTACCAATAAACGTGCCTCTGTTATGGATTACCCGCCGCCAACTGTTACGTTAAAAGCTGATGGAACTATTGACCTGAGCGATGCCTACACCGCCGAAATTGGCAGCTGGGATAAACGTGCTATTATTTACGGTTACACCGATTTTGCCGCGGGAACCGACGAAGCCAAAGCGCTTAAAAATATCCTGACCGAAACCCTTAAGCAAGGCGAGGTATTTATTGCCGATGCTGATTCGCGCCCGGCTGGTAGCGCCCACCCTAAAGCCCACCTGTGGGATAGTGGTGTAGATGCCGCCGATGAGCTTAACCGTTTAATGGTACTACGCAAACGTGTAATAAGTACGTTTTCTGAAAAAAGCATTCATGAAAACGCACCTATGGCCACCATTGAAGAGGTGCTGGTACCCATGTACCTCATTCATCGTTACCAGGTTGAGGCGGCATCAAAAGTGTTGGGCGGATTGTATTATACCTATGCTGTTAAAAACGACGGACAAACCATAACCCGCATGGTGCCTGCCGCCCAGCAATGGAAAGCCTTTGATGCATTAATAGGAACCATTACCCCCGATGCGCTGGCCTTACCCGAAACCTTGATTGCTAAAATACCGCCGCGTCCGGTTGGTTATCCGCGCACGCGCGAACTGTTTAAATCGCGCACCGGTTTAACGTTCGACCCCATTGGTGCTGCCGAATCAGCTGCAAGCACAACTTTGTCATTTATGCTGCAACCGCAAAGGGCAGCAAGGCTGGTGGAATATCAATCGCGTGATAATACCCAGCCCGGTTTAATTGCCGTATTAGATAAGCTGATTGCCCAAACCTGGAAAGCACCACAAGCTGTAGGCTATAAAGGCGAACTGCAGCGCATGGTAAACAACCTTACCTTAAAGCAACTGCTAACACTTGCCGCTACTACCCAGGCACCCGAAAACGTGCGCAGTATTGCTTTACTAAAAATAGATGAGTTGAAAAAATGGATGTACAATGCTTCCCTAACAGCCGGAGCTATGAACAAGGCTAACTTGTTATACGGCCTGTCGCAAATAAAACAATTTGAAAACGATCCGGATAAATTTCAACCGGCCAAATCATTAGATATGCCCGATGGCTCGCCTATTGGTATGGGTGATGAGTTGGAATGTGGGGTAGGAAGATAA
- a CDS encoding DUF4142 domain-containing protein: MKKVCSIAMLALAALAFQSCGGAGSNDSKENADSANYTKDTSTNALETGGIAVVNDDAEWAVAAANSGMAEVELSKLAATKATNAKVKEFAAMMVKDHGGANQKLMDLAKAKNITLPTTVGEDEQKTMADLQTKSGADFDKAYVDVMVKDHKKAVDHFEKASKDAKDAEIKAFATETLPTLKSHLQAIETIEKGIK, from the coding sequence ATGAAAAAAGTATGTTCAATAGCAATGCTGGCGCTGGCAGCCCTGGCATTTCAATCATGCGGCGGAGCCGGAAGTAATGACAGTAAAGAAAATGCTGACAGTGCCAACTACACTAAAGACACATCAACCAACGCCTTAGAAACCGGTGGTATTGCCGTAGTTAATGATGATGCCGAGTGGGCAGTAGCGGCAGCTAATTCAGGTATGGCCGAAGTTGAATTATCAAAATTGGCCGCAACTAAAGCTACCAACGCAAAAGTAAAAGAGTTTGCAGCTATGATGGTTAAAGACCATGGCGGTGCTAACCAAAAATTAATGGATTTGGCTAAAGCTAAAAACATTACTTTACCAACTACTGTAGGCGAAGACGAGCAAAAAACAATGGCCGATTTACAAACCAAATCGGGTGCTGATTTTGACAAAGCTTATGTTGATGTAATGGTGAAAGATCACAAAAAAGCAGTGGATCATTTTGAAAAAGCTTCAAAAGATGCTAAGGATGCAGAAATCAAAGCCTTTGCTACTGAAACTTTGCCAACTTTAAAAAGCCACTTACAGGCTATCGAAACCATTGAAAAAGGTATTAAATAA
- the gcvH gene encoding glycine cleavage system protein GcvH produces MNFPAELKYTKDHEWIRVEGNEAYIGITEFAQRELGDIVYIDINTVGQEIAKDAVFGTVEAVKTVSDLFMPATATVLEINDKLDAQPELVNTDPYGDGWMVKVSLADVAEVEGLLSADDYKGVVGA; encoded by the coding sequence ATGAATTTTCCGGCAGAATTAAAATACACTAAAGACCACGAGTGGATCAGGGTTGAAGGCAACGAAGCCTACATTGGCATTACCGAATTTGCCCAGCGCGAATTAGGTGACATTGTTTACATTGATATAAATACAGTAGGGCAGGAAATTGCCAAAGATGCAGTTTTTGGCACTGTTGAAGCTGTTAAAACCGTATCAGACCTGTTTATGCCGGCAACTGCTACTGTATTGGAAATTAATGATAAGCTTGACGCACAGCCAGAGCTGGTAAACACCGACCCTTATGGCGATGGCTGGATGGTAAAAGTAAGCCTTGCTGATGTTGCTGAAGTTGAAGGTTTACTTTCGGCCGATGATTACAAAGGTGTAGTAGGCGCATAA
- a CDS encoding VanZ family protein — protein MRSFLRYQKLTLGWALFVLVICNMPMGEVGKSPRFFAGFDKLVHCGLFFVFNILSTYGIIRQQRNLRWLNAVKVLVITIAFGAVIELLQLYVFTWRSGDWNDLFADSVGAGMATFGSILTVTLISDEKN, from the coding sequence ATGAGATCATTTTTAAGATACCAAAAGCTCACCCTCGGGTGGGCTTTATTTGTTTTGGTAATTTGCAATATGCCCATGGGCGAAGTAGGCAAATCGCCCAGGTTTTTTGCCGGGTTTGATAAACTGGTGCACTGCGGCTTGTTCTTTGTATTTAATATATTATCCACCTACGGAATTATAAGGCAACAACGTAACTTAAGGTGGCTTAATGCCGTAAAAGTGTTGGTAATTACGATTGCCTTTGGGGCGGTTATTGAACTGCTTCAGCTTTACGTTTTCACCTGGCGCAGCGGCGATTGGAACGATTTATTTGCCGACAGCGTGGGCGCTGGTATGGCAACTTTTGGCAGCATACTTACCGTAACCCTGATAAGTGATGAAAAGAATTAA
- a CDS encoding outer membrane beta-barrel protein, producing MKLLLPSFLLTLILCIPALNGFAQTGGTVKAHIIDAKNHEAIDFAPVAIIRAADSVTVTNSTTDKDGNITFNKIAFGSYKLVVKQLGLTTKLLPFNLTKTNVAINLGDVLMEADVKALKAVQVEGQKAPVTIKKDTVEFNAGSFKTQPNDNVEQLLKKLPGVDVDKDGKVTAQGQQVSKVYVDGKEFFGNDPKAATKNLPADAIDKVQLIDDKTEKTKNTGIDDGQREKVLNLTLKADKKKGWFGNAAAAGGNTDRFLGQFNINRFDNKKQISALLLSNNVNESGFTMEDLNNFSGGNIFDTFGSANGSISINVNSAGRANINGAFSGVSGGLITSHSGGLNYSDVWGSKSQLKFNANFVTVISSNNLIKTDDIQNPAQGLLTNQLNTGNNTYNSYRLNMNLEYKMDTLTTLRFKPSLSYGYQGGMNTANINTTDYSNKAINRGNQFLDQVTRTPVFGGQIGINRKLPNGKGSFNFFTTGSYTPYRNRNTSRFGSTSYVGTAPVDSLSNLYTNQNDDASNVNSTLTHVRQLSKKHKINLAVGQGIQYRYDNANQNTLQYNATTGFYDIVSPQYSGAYNNTNWRYTSTLGINQSKEKTSLNINAELANLGLNGEFNTSSSGPVKRNEWAFVPNASFSYRPKQGTSFSVSARLDASLPSITDLQPFINTSNTIYKRVGNPDLNMSRSFNINTNYNTYDAKTNYYFNFYGSYSRIWDGFSTESFFDNTGITTSRPINTDGNYSANAGFNLGKPTKIKGLKLNAGFYGNLNRNVNFINGNENTVLRISPSVNLGSSLDRDVFQLSARVSVGYNNAKNSYQQAANREYYTFNNYYSASVKPAKTWRIFSDLTQSLYRGQPASANTSVYLMNAGIEHYFFKGQNLTLALNGFDLLNQNAGLQRSLSSTGQTTITQTNILGQYFYMKLTYKLAKIGGGNNSNNGVIIMR from the coding sequence ATGAAGCTACTCCTACCCTCTTTTTTATTAACCCTTATATTATGTATACCAGCTTTAAATGGTTTTGCACAAACGGGCGGAACTGTTAAAGCGCATATTATTGATGCCAAAAACCACGAGGCTATTGATTTTGCACCTGTTGCCATAATCAGGGCAGCCGACTCGGTAACTGTAACTAATTCAACTACCGATAAGGATGGTAATATCACCTTTAACAAAATTGCTTTTGGCAGCTACAAACTTGTAGTAAAACAATTGGGTTTAACTACCAAACTTCTTCCCTTTAATCTTACTAAAACAAATGTTGCGATTAACCTGGGCGATGTGCTTATGGAAGCAGATGTAAAAGCATTGAAAGCTGTACAGGTAGAAGGACAAAAAGCACCGGTAACCATTAAGAAAGATACAGTTGAATTTAACGCCGGATCTTTTAAAACCCAGCCCAATGATAATGTAGAGCAGTTATTGAAAAAATTGCCCGGCGTTGATGTAGATAAAGACGGCAAAGTTACCGCCCAGGGGCAACAGGTATCAAAAGTATATGTTGATGGCAAAGAGTTTTTTGGTAACGACCCAAAAGCTGCAACGAAGAACCTGCCTGCCGATGCCATTGATAAGGTGCAACTTATCGACGACAAAACCGAGAAAACCAAAAACACCGGTATTGACGATGGCCAGCGTGAAAAGGTATTGAACCTTACCCTAAAGGCCGACAAAAAGAAGGGTTGGTTTGGTAATGCAGCTGCTGCTGGTGGCAACACCGACAGGTTTTTAGGCCAGTTTAACATCAACCGTTTCGATAATAAAAAGCAGATCTCGGCCTTACTCCTGAGCAATAATGTAAACGAATCGGGCTTTACGATGGAAGACCTGAACAACTTTTCGGGCGGAAACATATTCGACACTTTTGGCTCGGCTAACGGCAGTATATCTATCAACGTGAATAGTGCGGGTAGGGCAAATATAAACGGCGCATTTTCGGGCGTAAGCGGTGGTTTAATTACCAGCCACAGCGGGGGACTTAACTATTCGGACGTTTGGGGAAGCAAGAGCCAGCTCAAATTCAATGCTAATTTTGTAACGGTTATATCATCAAATAACCTGATCAAAACCGATGATATACAAAACCCTGCACAGGGCCTGCTTACCAACCAGTTAAATACCGGTAACAATACCTACAACAGCTACCGGCTAAATATGAACCTCGAGTATAAGATGGATACGCTAACCACCCTACGGTTTAAACCCAGCTTATCATACGGTTACCAAGGCGGCATGAATACAGCCAACATTAATACTACTGATTATAGTAACAAAGCAATTAACCGCGGCAACCAGTTTTTAGATCAGGTAACCCGCACCCCGGTATTTGGCGGCCAGATAGGCATTAACCGTAAGTTACCTAATGGCAAGGGTTCGTTCAACTTTTTTACTACCGGCAGCTACACTCCTTACCGCAACCGCAACACCAGCCGCTTTGGGTCAACCAGCTATGTGGGCACCGCCCCGGTTGATAGTTTATCAAACCTGTACACCAACCAAAACGATGATGCCAGCAACGTTAATAGTACCCTTACACACGTTAGGCAGCTGAGCAAAAAACATAAGATTAACCTTGCCGTTGGACAGGGCATACAATACCGGTATGACAACGCCAACCAAAACACACTGCAATACAATGCAACCACTGGTTTTTATGATATAGTTTCGCCACAGTACAGCGGAGCTTATAACAATACCAACTGGCGTTATACATCCACTTTAGGAATCAATCAATCTAAAGAAAAGACCTCGTTAAATATTAATGCCGAACTGGCAAACCTGGGTCTTAACGGCGAATTCAACACCTCCTCATCGGGACCGGTTAAACGTAACGAGTGGGCTTTTGTGCCAAATGCCAGCTTTTCTTACCGTCCTAAACAAGGTACCAGTTTTTCGGTAAGTGCCCGGTTAGATGCCTCATTGCCTTCGATTACCGATCTGCAGCCATTTATCAATACCTCAAACACCATTTACAAACGGGTAGGTAACCCTGATCTGAATATGTCGCGTTCATTCAACATCAATACCAATTACAATACCTACGATGCTAAAACTAACTATTATTTCAACTTTTACGGTAGCTACAGCCGTATTTGGGACGGATTTTCGACCGAAAGTTTTTTTGACAATACCGGCATCACTACATCGCGCCCTATTAATACCGATGGCAACTACAGCGCTAATGCAGGTTTTAATTTAGGCAAGCCAACTAAAATTAAAGGCTTAAAATTAAATGCAGGGTTTTATGGCAACTTAAACCGCAATGTTAACTTCATCAATGGTAACGAAAACACGGTGTTGCGTATATCGCCAAGTGTAAACCTTGGCTCGAGCCTGGACAGGGACGTATTTCAATTATCGGCCAGGGTATCAGTTGGGTATAACAATGCTAAAAACTCTTATCAGCAAGCAGCCAACCGCGAGTATTACACATTTAACAATTATTATTCGGCCAGTGTAAAGCCTGCTAAAACATGGCGTATTTTCAGCGATCTAACGCAAAGCCTTTACCGTGGTCAGCCGGCAAGTGCCAATACCTCGGTTTACTTAATGAATGCCGGTATTGAACACTACTTTTTTAAAGGGCAAAACCTCACCCTGGCCCTTAACGGGTTTGATTTGTTAAATCAAAATGCGGGCTTGCAACGCTCGCTTTCATCAACCGGGCAAACCACCATAACGCAAACCAATATTTTAGGTCAGTACTTCTACATGAAACTTACCTACAAACTGGCAAAAATAGGCGGCGGAAACAATAGCAATAATGGCGTTATCATTATGCGCTAA
- a CDS encoding FeoA family protein, producing MKKLSDLKVGTKGIIKEFTDLEMSVKLMEMGCLPGEEIKLERVAPLGDPIAVAVSGYTLSLRKQEASTIILQ from the coding sequence ATGAAGAAGCTTTCGGATCTTAAAGTAGGCACAAAGGGCATCATTAAAGAGTTTACCGACCTGGAAATGTCGGTAAAGCTGATGGAAATGGGATGCCTCCCGGGCGAAGAAATTAAACTCGAGCGCGTTGCCCCACTGGGCGATCCTATTGCCGTTGCCGTTTCGGGCTACACACTCAGCCTGCGCAAACAGGAAGCTTCGACCATTATTTTACAGTAA
- the feoB gene encoding ferrous iron transport protein B: MKAEIRVALVGNPNTGKSTLFNLLTGLNQKIGNFPGITVDKKTGSCNLPDGRRAEIIDLPGTYSLYPKSRDESIVFSVLADKVHEAPDLIVVILDASNLKRNLLLYTQVADLKIPVIIALNMMDMAKKDGISIDVDGLSKKLGVPVVPISARKNEGIDKLKEAVSHANTYALQQESIDVKAIAPQLVDDIGEEMQVDNPYYALQLAHQHEHLTFLTEQQSSRIEELEGIHNFHSQQAQATETIARYNYINELLYDTVKKESTAKEETTSNRIDKILTHRVFGFLIFFGILLFIFQAIFAWSSYPMEMIEALFVWMQQGVHNLLPAGPLTDLLADGIVAGLSGVLVFIPQIAILFAFIAILEDTGYMARVTFMMDKVMRKVGLNGKSVVPLIGGFACAVPSIMSTRTIENWKDRMITIMVTPLVACSARLPVYTLLIALVVPNKNVWWIFNLQGLALTGMYVLSLVSAIIVAWVMKHILKARERGYFIMELPVYRMPRWNNVLLTMYDRAKTFVIEAGKVIIAVSIILWVLASYGPGDNFKQIEKKYSEPKYGQTMKPSEIEHAIASEKLESSYAGYLGHVIEPAIKPLGFDWKIGIAIITSFAAREVFVGTMATIYSVDGDPEEIQSVKQKLGTARNSETGQPTFTLAVSFSLMMFYAFAMQCASTVATVYRETKDWRWPAVQFAYMTALAYAASFITYQLLK; the protein is encoded by the coding sequence TTGAAGGCTGAGATCAGAGTTGCACTTGTTGGAAATCCCAATACCGGAAAATCGACCCTTTTTAACTTATTAACCGGGTTAAACCAAAAAATAGGGAACTTTCCGGGTATTACTGTCGATAAAAAGACCGGATCATGTAACCTGCCTGATGGCCGCCGTGCCGAAATAATTGACTTACCCGGCACCTACAGCCTATATCCTAAAAGCCGCGATGAATCCATCGTATTTTCGGTACTGGCCGATAAAGTTCACGAGGCCCCCGATTTGATCGTGGTTATCCTTGATGCATCCAACCTTAAACGTAACCTGCTTTTATACACCCAGGTAGCCGATTTAAAAATACCTGTCATTATAGCGCTCAACATGATGGATATGGCCAAAAAAGATGGCATAAGCATTGATGTTGACGGCTTATCGAAAAAACTGGGCGTACCGGTGGTTCCCATATCAGCACGTAAAAACGAGGGTATTGATAAACTTAAAGAAGCCGTTTCGCACGCCAATACCTATGCTTTACAGCAGGAAAGCATAGACGTAAAAGCCATTGCCCCGCAGTTGGTTGATGACATTGGCGAGGAAATGCAGGTAGACAATCCGTACTATGCCCTGCAACTGGCCCACCAGCATGAACACCTCACCTTTTTAACCGAGCAGCAAAGCAGCCGTATTGAAGAGTTGGAAGGTATACACAACTTCCACTCGCAACAGGCACAGGCTACCGAAACCATTGCCCGTTACAACTATATTAATGAGTTGCTTTACGACACGGTAAAAAAAGAGTCGACCGCTAAAGAAGAAACTACCAGCAACCGTATTGACAAGATACTTACGCACCGCGTGTTTGGCTTCCTGATATTTTTCGGCATTTTACTATTCATCTTCCAGGCCATATTTGCATGGTCGTCATACCCAATGGAGATGATCGAGGCACTTTTTGTATGGATGCAGCAAGGCGTGCATAACCTCTTACCCGCCGGTCCGCTAACCGATTTACTGGCCGATGGTATTGTGGCCGGGCTTAGCGGTGTACTGGTATTCATTCCACAAATTGCTATATTATTTGCGTTTATAGCCATTTTAGAAGACACCGGCTACATGGCACGCGTTACTTTTATGATGGATAAGGTAATGCGCAAAGTGGGGTTGAATGGAAAATCGGTAGTGCCATTAATTGGCGGTTTTGCCTGCGCTGTACCCTCAATTATGAGTACCCGCACCATCGAAAACTGGAAAGACCGTATGATTACAATTATGGTTACGCCGTTGGTAGCTTGTTCTGCCCGTTTACCGGTTTATACCTTATTGATAGCCCTGGTAGTGCCCAATAAAAATGTGTGGTGGATATTTAACCTGCAAGGTTTAGCCTTAACAGGAATGTATGTATTGAGCCTGGTATCAGCCATTATAGTTGCCTGGGTAATGAAACATATTTTAAAAGCCCGTGAGCGTGGTTATTTCATTATGGAGCTGCCTGTTTACCGTATGCCCCGCTGGAACAATGTACTGCTTACGATGTACGATCGTGCCAAAACCTTTGTGATTGAGGCAGGCAAGGTAATTATAGCGGTATCAATTATTTTATGGGTGTTAGCATCATACGGCCCGGGTGACAATTTTAAGCAGATAGAAAAGAAATACAGCGAACCTAAATATGGCCAAACCATGAAGCCATCGGAAATTGAGCATGCCATAGCATCCGAAAAGCTGGAAAGCTCATACGCCGGTTACTTAGGCCACGTTATTGAACCGGCTATTAAGCCACTGGGCTTCGACTGGAAGATAGGTATAGCCATTATTACCTCTTTTGCCGCACGTGAGGTTTTTGTAGGCACTATGGCCACCATTTACAGTGTAGACGGCGACCCGGAAGAGATACAATCTGTTAAACAAAAACTGGGTACTGCCCGTAACAGCGAAACAGGCCAACCTACTTTTACACTCGCGGTATCTTTCTCATTAATGATGTTTTATGCCTTTGCCATGCAATGTGCCAGCACCGTAGCAACCGTTTACCGCGAAACCAAAGACTGGCGCTGGCCAGCCGTACAGTTTGCTTATATGACGGCTTTGGCTTATGCGGCGAGTTTTATTACGTATCAATTGTTGAAATAA
- a CDS encoding SprT-like domain-containing protein → MDKIKVLEKYLPTGAAPLIVKWIDYFKCEFKISRSRNSKFGDYRPPFQGKGHRISVNHNLNPYAFLVTTVHEFAHLYTWNQHKNLIKPHGAEWKANFKKMMQPFFEQQVFPADITFAITAYLNNPGASSCSDLNLYRTLRKYDNNAATATTIEKIPLKAVFKIKDGRVFRKEEQLRKRFRCVEISTKRIYLFSPVAEVELVEVA, encoded by the coding sequence TTGGACAAGATTAAAGTTTTAGAGAAATACTTACCTACCGGAGCGGCACCGCTCATTGTCAAATGGATTGACTATTTTAAATGTGAGTTTAAAATATCGCGCAGCCGCAACAGTAAGTTTGGCGATTACCGACCGCCTTTTCAGGGTAAAGGGCACCGTATATCGGTTAACCACAATTTAAATCCTTATGCCTTTTTAGTAACCACCGTGCATGAGTTTGCTCACCTATACACCTGGAATCAGCATAAAAACCTCATTAAACCCCACGGTGCCGAATGGAAAGCAAATTTCAAGAAAATGATGCAGCCATTTTTTGAGCAACAGGTTTTTCCGGCTGATATTACTTTTGCTATAACCGCTTACCTGAATAACCCCGGCGCCTCAAGCTGCTCGGACTTGAACTTGTATCGTACCCTAAGAAAATACGACAACAACGCAGCAACAGCTACCACTATTGAAAAAATACCGTTAAAAGCTGTTTTTAAAATTAAGGATGGACGGGTGTTCCGTAAGGAAGAGCAATTGCGCAAACGCTTCAGGTGCGTGGAAATAAGCACCAAGCGCATTTATTTGTTTAGCCCTGTAGCTGAGGTGGAGTTAGTAGAGGTTGCTTAA
- a CDS encoding dihydrofolate reductase family protein, with translation MRKVILNVAVSLDGYIEDANGAYDWCFTDQGYGLTEFVAQTDALFVGRKSYELIAGKEDEYFPDVKKIYVFSNSMQDAGHPKIELIRSHEFDVKVQAIMESEGYNIWLYGGASLVKAFLAKRWITEMHLSVHPIILSAGKPLFEDLKNRVELILQDTITYSSGLVQLIYVLKPVFDTSVLDAQMNDLDTKIF, from the coding sequence ATGAGAAAAGTAATATTGAACGTGGCCGTAAGCCTTGACGGGTATATAGAAGATGCCAACGGCGCTTACGACTGGTGCTTTACCGATCAGGGCTATGGTTTAACCGAGTTTGTTGCCCAAACCGATGCCCTATTTGTTGGCCGTAAAAGCTATGAACTGATTGCCGGCAAAGAGGACGAGTACTTTCCTGATGTAAAGAAGATATATGTGTTTTCAAATTCGATGCAGGATGCCGGACATCCTAAAATTGAATTGATACGCAGCCATGAGTTTGATGTTAAAGTGCAGGCTATAATGGAAAGCGAAGGCTACAATATCTGGCTATATGGCGGTGCCAGTTTAGTAAAAGCTTTTTTAGCAAAGCGCTGGATAACCGAAATGCATTTATCGGTTCATCCCATTATATTAAGTGCAGGTAAACCGTTATTTGAAGATTTAAAGAACCGGGTAGAACTTATTTTACAAGACACAATTACTTACAGCAGTGGTTTAGTGCAGTTAATTTATGTGCTGAAACCCGTGTTTGATACCAGCGTGCTGGATGCGCAAATGAATGATCTTGACACCAAGATCTTTTAA